In a single window of the Streptomyces sp. NBC_00094 genome:
- a CDS encoding P-II family nitrogen regulator → MKLITAVVKPHRLDEIKEALQAFGVHGLTVTEASGYGRQRGHTEVYRGAEYTVDLVPKIRIEVLVEDDDAEQLIDVVVKAARTGKIGDGKVWSVPVETAVRVRTGERGPDAL, encoded by the coding sequence ATGAAGCTCATCACCGCGGTCGTCAAGCCGCACCGGCTCGACGAGATCAAGGAGGCCCTCCAGGCCTTCGGTGTCCACGGCCTCACCGTCACCGAGGCCAGCGGATACGGACGCCAGCGCGGCCACACCGAGGTCTACCGGGGAGCCGAGTACACCGTCGACCTCGTCCCCAAGATCCGCATCGAGGTCCTCGTCGAGGACGATGACGCCGAACAGCTCATCGACGTCGTCGTGAAGGCCGCCCGAACCGGCAAGATCGGAGACGGCAAGGTGTGGAGCGTGCCGGTCGAGACCGCCGTACGGGTCCGCACCGGCGAACGCGGTCCGGACGCACTGTAA
- a CDS encoding ammonium transporter has protein sequence MAPAITTLAADAPELSAANTGFMLICSALVMLMTPALAFFYGGMVRVKSTLNMLMMSFISLGIVTILWVLFGFSLAFGTDSGSIIGWSSEYVGLSGIGITELWDGYTIPVYVFAVFQLMFAIITPALISGALADRVKFTAWALFITLWVTIVYFPVAHWVWGSGGWLFEMGVIDFAGGTAVHINAGAAALGVILVIGKRVGFKKDPMRPHSLPLVMLGAGLLWFGWFGFNAGSWLGNDDGVGAVMFVNTQVATAAAMLAWLAYEKIRHGSFTTLGAASGAVAGLVAITPSGGAVSPLGAIAVGAVAGLLCAMAVGLKYRFGYDDSLDVVGVHLVGGVAGSLLVGFFATGGVQSDAKGLFYGGGLDQLGKQAIGVFAVLAYSLIASAILALIIDKTMGMRVSEDDEVSGIDQVEHAETAYDFSGAGGGASSRSTAVTAPAVTENKKVDA, from the coding sequence ATGGCACCAGCCATCACGACCCTGGCAGCAGACGCCCCCGAGCTGTCCGCCGCCAACACCGGGTTCATGCTCATCTGCTCCGCCCTGGTCATGCTGATGACCCCGGCACTCGCCTTCTTCTACGGAGGCATGGTCCGCGTCAAGTCCACCCTCAACATGCTGATGATGAGCTTCATCAGCCTCGGGATCGTCACGATCCTCTGGGTGCTCTTCGGCTTCAGCCTCGCCTTCGGAACCGACTCCGGTTCGATCATCGGCTGGTCCTCCGAGTACGTCGGCCTCAGCGGCATCGGCATCACCGAGCTCTGGGACGGCTACACCATCCCGGTGTACGTCTTCGCCGTCTTCCAGCTGATGTTCGCGATCATCACCCCCGCGCTGATCAGCGGCGCCCTCGCCGACCGCGTCAAGTTCACCGCCTGGGCGCTCTTCATCACCCTCTGGGTCACGATCGTCTACTTCCCCGTCGCCCACTGGGTCTGGGGCTCCGGCGGCTGGCTCTTCGAGATGGGTGTCATCGACTTCGCCGGCGGCACCGCCGTCCACATCAACGCCGGCGCCGCGGCCCTCGGCGTGATCCTCGTCATCGGCAAGCGCGTCGGCTTCAAGAAGGACCCGATGCGCCCGCACAGCCTCCCGCTGGTCATGCTGGGTGCCGGTCTCCTCTGGTTCGGCTGGTTCGGCTTCAACGCCGGTTCCTGGCTCGGCAACGACGACGGCGTCGGCGCCGTGATGTTCGTCAACACCCAGGTCGCCACCGCCGCCGCCATGCTCGCCTGGCTCGCGTACGAGAAGATCCGCCACGGCTCCTTCACCACCCTCGGCGCCGCCTCCGGCGCCGTCGCCGGCCTCGTCGCCATCACCCCGTCCGGCGGTGCCGTCAGCCCGCTCGGCGCGATCGCCGTCGGCGCCGTCGCCGGCCTGCTCTGCGCGATGGCCGTCGGCCTCAAGTACCGCTTCGGCTACGACGACTCCCTCGACGTCGTCGGCGTCCACCTCGTCGGCGGTGTCGCCGGTTCCCTGCTCGTCGGATTCTTCGCCACCGGTGGCGTCCAGTCCGACGCCAAGGGCCTCTTCTACGGCGGCGGCCTCGACCAGCTCGGCAAGCAGGCCATCGGCGTCTTCGCCGTCCTCGCCTACTCTCTGATCGCCTCCGCGATCCTCGCCCTGATCATCGACAAGACGATGGGGATGCGGGTCAGCGAGGACGACGAGGTCTCCGGCATCGACCAGGTCGAGCACGCCGAGACCGCGTACGACTTCAGCGGAGCCGGTGGCGGCGCGTCCTCGCGCTCCACCGCCGTCACCGCCCCGGCCGTCACGGAGAACAAGAAGGTGGACGCATGA
- a CDS encoding cytosine permease, with protein MPHDASEEAGATHDGAMETRGLEPVPDTERTGRVRELFPTWVAANISVLLLTMGAGLIVFNGLNFWQVLTVAIAAPVLSYGIVGLISIAGKRGGAPGMALSRAVFGQRGNLFPGALIWVARWGWETINAVTGAYAVLTVLDLLFGVKSNTLLIVVTLLLFVTCTFLVSGLGINALRVCSKWSTYLFGAFSVLVLVYLVANTDWSAVFDKPAGSTAMLVAGIGTIAAGGISWVPSGPDFTRYLPRTASSKAMVGSTIGGAGIVVLPMVLMGAVMAVSTPDLASAQDPVSFIGELLPMWISVPYLVIALLGMLLINSMSMYSAGFTAQTLGIKVSRAAAVSVNAVISLVFGFLLMVVATSFIGSFISFLTLLAVAFSAWIGVFGVDMLRRKSYDAVALMDTTRTSAYWYRGGFAWQAMTAWAVALLVGLLFTKVDWFAGPLATSWIGENGLGWAATIVVAGALYAVLPRTPETVPAEPVPGHETVSI; from the coding sequence ATGCCCCACGACGCCTCCGAAGAAGCGGGCGCGACGCACGACGGCGCCATGGAGACCCGCGGTCTCGAGCCCGTCCCCGACACCGAGCGGACCGGTCGGGTCCGCGAGCTCTTCCCGACCTGGGTCGCGGCCAACATCAGTGTGCTGCTGCTCACGATGGGCGCCGGTCTGATCGTCTTCAACGGCCTGAACTTCTGGCAGGTCCTCACCGTGGCGATCGCCGCGCCCGTGCTCTCGTACGGGATCGTCGGTCTGATCTCGATCGCGGGGAAGCGCGGCGGGGCGCCCGGGATGGCGCTGTCGCGGGCGGTGTTCGGTCAGCGCGGGAACCTCTTTCCCGGTGCGCTGATCTGGGTGGCCCGCTGGGGCTGGGAGACCATCAACGCGGTGACCGGCGCCTACGCGGTGCTGACCGTGCTCGACCTGCTCTTCGGCGTGAAGTCGAACACCCTCCTCATCGTGGTGACGCTGCTGCTCTTCGTCACCTGCACCTTCCTGGTCTCGGGGCTCGGGATCAACGCGCTGCGGGTGTGCAGCAAGTGGTCCACGTACCTCTTCGGCGCGTTCTCCGTCCTCGTCCTGGTCTATCTGGTGGCGAACACCGACTGGTCCGCGGTCTTCGACAAGCCGGCCGGTTCGACCGCGATGCTGGTCGCGGGCATCGGCACGATCGCGGCCGGTGGCATCAGCTGGGTCCCGTCGGGCCCCGACTTCACCCGCTACCTGCCCCGCACGGCCTCCTCTAAGGCGATGGTCGGCTCGACCATCGGCGGCGCCGGGATCGTGGTCCTGCCGATGGTGCTGATGGGCGCGGTGATGGCGGTGTCCACGCCGGACCTGGCCTCGGCGCAGGACCCGGTCTCCTTCATCGGCGAGCTGCTCCCGATGTGGATCTCCGTGCCGTACCTGGTGATCGCCCTGCTCGGGATGCTGCTGATCAACTCGATGTCGATGTACTCGGCCGGGTTCACGGCGCAGACCCTGGGCATCAAGGTGTCGCGCGCCGCGGCGGTCAGCGTGAACGCCGTGATCAGCCTGGTCTTCGGCTTCCTGCTGATGGTGGTGGCGACCAGCTTCATCGGCTCCTTCATCTCCTTCCTCACCCTGCTCGCGGTGGCGTTCTCGGCCTGGATCGGTGTCTTCGGCGTGGACATGCTGCGCCGGAAGTCGTACGACGCGGTGGCGCTGATGGACACCACCAGGACCAGCGCCTACTGGTACCGGGGCGGTTTCGCCTGGCAGGCGATGACGGCGTGGGCGGTGGCGCTGCTCGTGGGCCTGCTCTTCACGAAGGTCGACTGGTTCGCGGGTCCGCTGGCCACGTCGTGGATCGGTGAGAACGGTCTGGGCTGGGCGGCGACGATCGTGGTGGCCGGCGCGCTGTACGCCGTACTGCCGCGCACGCCCGAGACGGTCCCGGCGGAGCCGGTTCCGGGTCACGAGACCGTTTCCATCTGA
- the ftsY gene encoding signal recognition particle-docking protein FtsY, protein MELILAVVIALVVAVAVTSGLVISGRKKKQLPPAEPPSTTPTITAPPAEPHVGEEAETPREEPRRTVEEVELPAEEAVETPPAVEDPVIAAPPAPEIEVPEPTAGRLVRLRARLARSQNSLGKGLLTLLSRERLDEDTWEEIEETLLTADVGVAPTQELVDRLRERVRVLGTRTPDELRALLREELIALLGPDLDRTVHTESPADVPGVVMVVGVNGTGKTTTTGKLARVLVADGKSVVLGAADTFRAAAADQLQTWGERVGARTVRGPEGGDPASIAFDAVKEGIAEGADVVLIDTAGRLHTKTGLMDELGKVKRVVEKHGPLDEILLVLDATTGQNGLIQARVFAEVVDITGIVLTKLDGTAKGGIVIAVQRQLGVPVKLIGLGEGPDDLAPFEPAAFVDALIGD, encoded by the coding sequence ATGGAACTCATCCTTGCTGTAGTCATCGCTCTGGTCGTCGCGGTCGCCGTGACGAGCGGGCTCGTGATCAGCGGCCGCAAGAAGAAGCAGCTGCCGCCGGCCGAGCCGCCGTCCACCACGCCGACCATCACCGCTCCGCCCGCCGAACCGCACGTCGGCGAGGAGGCGGAGACACCGCGGGAGGAACCACGCCGCACGGTCGAGGAGGTCGAGCTCCCCGCCGAGGAGGCCGTCGAGACGCCGCCCGCCGTCGAGGACCCCGTCATCGCCGCGCCCCCGGCGCCCGAGATCGAGGTCCCCGAACCGACCGCCGGCCGTCTCGTACGGCTCCGCGCGCGGCTCGCCCGCTCCCAGAACTCGCTCGGCAAGGGGCTTCTGACGCTCCTCTCCCGCGAGCGCCTCGACGAGGACACCTGGGAGGAGATCGAGGAGACCCTTCTCACGGCCGACGTCGGCGTCGCCCCCACGCAGGAGCTCGTCGACCGGCTGCGCGAGCGGGTCAGGGTGCTCGGCACCCGCACCCCGGACGAGCTGCGCGCCCTGCTCCGTGAGGAGCTGATCGCCCTCCTCGGCCCCGACCTCGACCGCACGGTGCATACCGAGAGCCCCGCCGACGTGCCGGGCGTGGTCATGGTCGTCGGCGTCAACGGCACCGGCAAGACGACCACCACCGGCAAGCTCGCGCGCGTCCTGGTCGCCGACGGCAAGTCCGTCGTCCTCGGCGCCGCGGACACCTTCCGCGCCGCCGCCGCCGACCAGCTCCAGACCTGGGGCGAGCGCGTCGGCGCCCGGACCGTCCGCGGACCCGAGGGCGGCGACCCGGCGTCGATCGCCTTCGACGCGGTCAAGGAAGGCATCGCCGAGGGCGCGGACGTCGTGCTCATCGACACCGCCGGCCGCCTCCACACCAAGACCGGCCTCATGGACGAGCTCGGCAAGGTCAAGCGCGTCGTCGAGAAGCACGGCCCGCTCGACGAGATCCTCCTCGTCCTCGACGCCACCACCGGCCAGAACGGTCTGATCCAGGCCCGCGTCTTCGCCGAGGTCGTCGACATCACCGGCATCGTCCTGACCAAGCTCGACGGCACCGCCAAGGGCGGCATCGTCATCGCCGTCCAGCGCCAGCTGGGCGTCCCGGTCAAGCTGATCGGCCTGGGCGAGGGCCCCGACGACCTGGCGCCCTTCGAACCGGCCGCCTTCGTCGACGCCCTGATCGGCGACTGA
- the ffh gene encoding signal recognition particle protein: MFDTLSDRLAATFKNLRGKGRLSEADIDATAREIRIALLEADVALPVVRSFIKQVKERALGIEVSQALNPAQQVIKIVNEELVAILGGETRRLRFAKTAPTVIMLAGLQGAGKTTLAGKLGVWLKGQGHSPLLVACDLQRPNAVNQLSVVADRAGVAFYGPQPGNGVGDPVQVAKDSIEYARTKMFDVVIVDTAGRLGIDQELMQQAADIRDAVSPDEVLFVVDAMIGQDAVNTAEAFRDGVGFDGVVLSKLDGDARGGAALSIAHVTGKQIMFASNGEKLDDFDAFHPDRMASRILGMGDMLSLIEKAQQTFDEEEAAKMASKLASKKGQDFTLDDFLAQMEQVRKMGSISKLLGMLPGMGQMKEQIANIDERDVDRTAAIIKSMTPAERHDPTIINGSRRARIAKGSGVEVSAVKGLVERFFEARKMMSRMAQGGGMPGMPGMPGMGGGPGRQKKQIKQAKGKRKSGNPMKRKAEEQAEAERREQAQQGGAFGLPAAGQSPQDFELPDEFKKFMG; the protein is encoded by the coding sequence GTGTTCGATACCCTCTCCGACCGCCTTGCAGCGACCTTCAAGAACCTCCGCGGCAAGGGCCGTCTGTCCGAGGCGGACATCGACGCCACCGCGCGCGAGATCCGTATCGCGCTGCTCGAAGCGGATGTCGCCCTGCCGGTCGTCCGGTCCTTCATCAAGCAGGTCAAGGAGCGCGCCCTCGGGATCGAGGTCTCCCAGGCCCTGAACCCGGCCCAGCAGGTCATCAAGATCGTCAACGAGGAGCTCGTCGCCATCCTCGGCGGCGAGACCCGGCGTCTGCGGTTCGCGAAGACCGCGCCGACCGTGATCATGCTCGCCGGTCTCCAGGGTGCCGGTAAGACCACCCTCGCCGGAAAGCTCGGCGTCTGGCTCAAGGGCCAGGGCCACTCCCCGCTGCTCGTCGCCTGCGACCTCCAGCGCCCCAACGCCGTCAACCAGCTCTCCGTCGTCGCCGACCGCGCGGGCGTGGCCTTCTACGGCCCGCAGCCGGGCAACGGCGTCGGTGACCCGGTCCAGGTCGCGAAGGACTCGATCGAGTACGCGCGGACCAAGATGTTCGACGTCGTCATCGTCGACACCGCCGGCCGCCTCGGCATCGACCAGGAGCTGATGCAGCAGGCCGCGGACATCCGCGACGCGGTCTCGCCCGACGAGGTCCTCTTCGTCGTCGACGCGATGATCGGTCAGGACGCGGTCAACACCGCCGAGGCCTTCCGCGACGGCGTCGGCTTCGACGGCGTCGTGCTCTCCAAGCTCGACGGCGACGCCCGCGGTGGTGCCGCGCTCTCCATCGCGCACGTCACCGGCAAGCAGATCATGTTCGCCTCCAACGGCGAGAAGCTCGACGACTTCGACGCGTTCCACCCGGACCGCATGGCGTCGCGCATCCTCGGCATGGGCGACATGCTCTCCCTCATCGAGAAGGCCCAGCAGACCTTCGACGAGGAAGAGGCCGCCAAGATGGCCTCGAAGCTCGCGTCGAAGAAGGGCCAGGACTTCACGCTCGACGACTTCCTCGCCCAGATGGAGCAGGTCCGCAAGATGGGCTCCATCTCGAAGCTGCTCGGGATGCTGCCCGGCATGGGCCAGATGAAGGAGCAGATCGCCAACATCGACGAGCGGGACGTCGACCGCACGGCCGCCATCATCAAGTCGATGACCCCGGCCGAGCGCCACGACCCGACCATCATCAACGGCTCCCGCCGCGCCCGTATCGCCAAGGGTTCGGGCGTCGAGGTCAGCGCCGTGAAGGGCCTGGTCGAGCGGTTCTTCGAGGCCCGCAAGATGATGTCCCGCATGGCGCAGGGCGGCGGCATGCCGGGGATGCCCGGCATGCCCGGCATGGGTGGCGGCCCCGGCCGGCAGAAGAAGCAGATCAAGCAGGCCAAGGGCAAGCGCAAGAGCGGCAACCCGATGAAGCGGAAGGCCGAGGAGCAGGCCGAGGCCGAGCGCCGCGAGCAGGCGCAGCAGGGCGGCGCCTTCGGCCTCCCGGCGGCGGGCCAGAGCCCGCAGGACTTCGAGCTCCCGGACGAGTTCAAGAAGTTCATGGGCTGA
- a CDS encoding [protein-PII] uridylyltransferase, with translation MTSLEARTQNEDSGPGGYAAARLLLLHEKERSGPPRRAALARLTDDWLAALFAAATPPRGTALVAVGGYGRAELSPRSDLDLLLLHDGTADKAAVAALADRIWYPVWDLGMALDHSVRTPAEARTTAGEDLKVQLGLLDARHVAGDAGLVAALRTTVLADWRNQAPQRLPELDELCRERAERMGELQFLLEPDLKEARGGLRDAQVLRAVAASWLADAPREGLDAARRRLLDARDALHLATGRATDRLALQEQDAVARELGLLDADTLLREVYEAARVISYATDVTWREVNRVLKARSARPRLRSLLGGRNGGAKAAGRALGGRTGGARVGGVKPPVERTPLAEGVVEMDGEVVLALAAKPERDPVLPLRAAAAAAQSGLPISLHAVRRLAAAAKPLPVPWPAEAREELVTLLGAGEATVPVWEALEAEGLVTRLLPDWERVRCRPQRNPVHTWTVDRHLVETAVRASSLTRRVGRPDLLLVAALLHDIGKGWPGDHSVAGETIARDLATRIGFDRTDVGVIATAVRHHLLLVETATRRDLDDPATVQSVAAAVGTLGTLELLHALTEADALATGPAAWSSWRASLVADLVKRVAGVLAGEPLPDPEAAAPSAEQERLAIEALRTGEPVLALRTRTEQPPAPDADTPEPVGVELLIALPDQPGVLPAVAGVLALHRLTVRAADLRAVDLPTGIGAGSGAVLVLDWRVAAEYGSLPEAARLRADLVRALDGSLDIPARLAEREAAYPRRRGLTAPPPRVTVAAADSRLATVIEVRAQDAPGLLHRIGRALEGAEVRVRSAHVSTLGANAVDTLYVTRPDGSLLPDEEAVDLARALESALR, from the coding sequence GTGACGAGCCTCGAAGCGCGTACGCAGAACGAAGATTCGGGACCCGGCGGTTATGCGGCGGCCCGGCTGCTCCTCCTCCACGAGAAGGAGCGGTCCGGGCCGCCGCGCCGTGCCGCCCTCGCCCGGCTCACCGACGACTGGCTCGCCGCGCTCTTCGCGGCCGCCACCCCGCCCCGCGGGACCGCCCTCGTCGCCGTCGGCGGCTACGGGCGCGCGGAACTCTCCCCCCGCAGCGACCTCGACCTCCTCCTGCTCCACGACGGTACGGCCGACAAGGCCGCCGTCGCCGCCCTCGCCGACCGGATCTGGTACCCCGTCTGGGACCTGGGCATGGCCCTCGACCACTCGGTCCGCACCCCCGCCGAGGCCCGCACCACCGCCGGCGAGGACCTCAAGGTCCAGCTCGGCCTCCTCGACGCCCGGCACGTCGCCGGAGACGCCGGCCTCGTCGCCGCCCTGCGCACCACCGTCCTCGCCGACTGGCGCAACCAGGCACCCCAGCGCCTCCCCGAACTCGACGAACTCTGCCGCGAGCGCGCCGAACGCATGGGGGAGCTCCAGTTCCTCCTCGAACCCGATCTCAAGGAGGCCAGAGGCGGACTCCGCGACGCCCAGGTCCTCCGCGCGGTCGCCGCCTCCTGGCTCGCCGACGCCCCCCGCGAAGGCCTCGACGCCGCCCGCCGCCGCCTCCTCGATGCCCGTGACGCCCTGCACCTCGCCACCGGCCGGGCCACCGACCGGCTCGCCCTCCAGGAGCAGGACGCGGTCGCCCGCGAGCTCGGCCTCCTCGACGCCGACACCCTGCTCCGCGAGGTGTACGAGGCCGCCCGGGTCATCTCGTACGCCACCGACGTCACCTGGCGCGAGGTCAACCGCGTCCTCAAGGCCCGCTCGGCCCGACCCCGGCTGCGCTCCCTCCTCGGCGGCCGGAACGGCGGCGCCAAGGCGGCCGGCCGAGCGCTCGGCGGCCGGACCGGCGGCGCCCGGGTGGGCGGCGTGAAACCGCCCGTCGAACGCACCCCGCTCGCCGAAGGCGTCGTCGAGATGGACGGCGAGGTCGTCCTCGCCCTCGCCGCCAAACCCGAACGCGACCCCGTCCTCCCCCTGCGGGCCGCCGCGGCCGCCGCCCAGTCCGGCCTGCCGATCTCCCTGCACGCCGTACGCCGCCTCGCGGCCGCCGCCAAACCCCTGCCCGTACCGTGGCCCGCCGAGGCCCGCGAGGAACTCGTCACGCTCCTCGGCGCGGGGGAGGCGACCGTGCCCGTCTGGGAGGCGCTGGAGGCCGAAGGGCTCGTCACCCGGCTGCTCCCCGACTGGGAGCGGGTCCGCTGCCGCCCCCAGCGCAACCCCGTCCACACCTGGACCGTCGACCGGCACCTCGTCGAGACCGCCGTACGCGCCTCCTCCCTCACCCGCCGCGTCGGCCGCCCCGACCTCCTCCTGGTCGCCGCCCTCCTCCACGACATCGGCAAGGGCTGGCCCGGCGACCACTCCGTCGCCGGCGAGACCATCGCCCGCGACCTCGCCACCCGCATCGGCTTCGACCGCACCGACGTCGGCGTCATCGCCACCGCCGTCCGCCACCACCTGCTCCTCGTCGAGACCGCCACCCGGCGCGACCTCGACGACCCCGCCACCGTCCAGTCCGTCGCCGCCGCCGTCGGCACCCTCGGCACCCTGGAACTGCTGCACGCCCTCACCGAGGCCGACGCGCTCGCCACCGGCCCCGCCGCCTGGTCCTCCTGGCGCGCCTCGCTCGTCGCCGACCTGGTCAAACGAGTCGCGGGCGTCCTCGCGGGCGAACCCCTGCCCGACCCCGAGGCCGCCGCGCCCAGCGCCGAACAGGAACGCCTCGCCATCGAGGCCCTGCGCACCGGCGAACCCGTCCTCGCCCTCCGCACCCGGACCGAGCAGCCGCCCGCCCCCGACGCCGACACTCCCGAACCCGTCGGCGTCGAACTCCTCATCGCCCTGCCCGACCAGCCCGGCGTCCTCCCCGCCGTCGCCGGCGTCCTCGCCCTCCACCGGCTCACCGTCCGCGCCGCCGACCTCCGCGCCGTGGACCTCCCCACCGGGATCGGCGCCGGCTCCGGCGCGGTCCTCGTACTCGACTGGCGAGTCGCCGCCGAGTACGGCTCCCTGCCCGAGGCCGCCCGGCTCCGCGCCGACCTCGTCCGCGCACTCGACGGCTCCCTCGACATCCCCGCCCGCCTCGCCGAACGCGAAGCGGCCTACCCGCGCCGACGCGGCCTCACCGCCCCACCGCCCCGCGTCACCGTCGCCGCCGCCGACTCCCGCCTCGCCACCGTCATCGAGGTCCGCGCCCAGGACGCCCCCGGCCTCCTCCACCGCATCGGCCGCGCACTGGAGGGCGCCGAGGTCCGCGTCCGCAGCGCCCACGTCTCCACCCTGGGCGCGAACGCCGTCGACACCCTGTACGTGACCCGCCCGGACGGCTCCCTCCTCCCGGACGAGGAGGCGGTGGACCTGGCCAGGGCGCTGGAGTCGGCCCTGCGGTGA
- a CDS encoding bifunctional DNA primase/polymerase — translation MGFTIGGIREMRSGSRRRVRTTECTAVAEYTGLWGWDVVPGVRAVSGRCSCGDPACTAPGAHPLAFAEPVPAGAGLDDATKAWARYPGASVLLPVGRAFDVIEVAEAAGLRALVRLERMGLPLGPVCATPTGRARFFVAPGAAAELPQLLYRMGWDDADLDLHCLGPGTHVTAPPSDLGGLGPVRWLRPPTLDTAGAPPQARLLLGTLAYICHRTRF, via the coding sequence ATGGGCTTCACGATCGGCGGCATTCGTGAGATGCGGTCCGGCTCGCGCCGCCGCGTGCGCACCACGGAGTGCACAGCGGTGGCCGAGTACACAGGACTGTGGGGCTGGGACGTGGTCCCCGGAGTACGGGCCGTCTCCGGCCGGTGCTCCTGCGGGGATCCGGCGTGCACGGCTCCGGGGGCGCACCCCCTCGCCTTCGCGGAACCGGTGCCGGCGGGCGCCGGTCTCGACGACGCGACCAAGGCATGGGCGCGGTACCCCGGCGCGTCGGTGCTGCTGCCGGTGGGCCGGGCCTTCGACGTGATCGAGGTCGCGGAGGCGGCGGGCCTGCGGGCGCTCGTGCGCCTGGAGCGCATGGGGCTGCCACTGGGCCCGGTGTGCGCGACCCCTACCGGCCGGGCGCGGTTCTTCGTGGCCCCGGGCGCGGCGGCCGAGCTGCCGCAGCTGCTGTACCGGATGGGCTGGGACGACGCCGATCTGGACCTGCACTGTCTGGGCCCCGGCACCCATGTCACCGCTCCCCCGTCGGATCTGGGCGGGCTCGGGCCGGTGCGCTGGCTGCGGCCGCCGACGCTGGACACGGCGGGCGCGCCGCCGCAGGCGCGGCTGCTGCTCGGCACGCTGGCGTACATCTGTCACCGGACCCGGTTCTGA